The following proteins are encoded in a genomic region of Deltaproteobacteria bacterium:
- a CDS encoding pyridoxamine 5'-phosphate oxidase family protein — MPSLAPDSLSSLITQSFTDRKRPAYGQLATADLDGTPHVRAVHFHLIPEREALAFNCHTLSAKWQQLSQNSRHEGCFFDPYRLVQIRWRGIAEPLNPRDPNEKTFLDQMWLRMRPDVRGEYWIDCGGKSSNVSERAPNLGTILCRPFLWDIYKISQKEIPTVARLIDSLWPGKISFGEYGKGERTIHELKNGRWVSRKVSLLNGK, encoded by the coding sequence ATGCCCTCTTTAGCCCCAGACTCTCTCTCTTCTCTGATCACTCAATCCTTCACCGACAGGAAACGTCCAGCCTACGGCCAGCTCGCCACGGCGGACCTTGATGGAACACCACACGTGCGTGCGGTCCATTTTCACCTCATCCCGGAACGGGAGGCGCTTGCCTTTAACTGCCACACCCTCTCCGCCAAGTGGCAGCAACTCAGCCAGAATTCGAGGCATGAAGGTTGTTTCTTTGATCCCTACAGGCTCGTCCAGATCCGGTGGCGGGGAATAGCGGAACCGCTCAACCCGCGGGATCCCAACGAAAAAACCTTTCTGGACCAGATGTGGTTGCGGATGCGGCCCGATGTCAGAGGAGAATACTGGATTGATTGCGGGGGAAAATCGTCGAACGTCAGCGAACGGGCCCCCAATCTGGGAACCATCCTCTGCCGGCCGTTTCTCTGGGATATTTACAAGATCAGCCAGAAAGAAATACCGACAGTGGCCCGACTGATTGATTCCTTATGGCCCGGCAAGATCTCCTTCGGGGAGTACGGCAAGGGGGAAAGAACCATCCACGAACTTAAAAATGGCCGGTGGGTCTCCCGAAAAGTCTCACTTCTGAATGGAAAGTAA
- a CDS encoding peptide chain release factor-like protein, with protein sequence MWRPVGWGVNQGADFSIIQRKSNLFSVSPAKEKELSNRMQRLGVHPEDLEESFVRSSGAGGQHVNKTSTCVWLRHSQTGLEVKCQISRSQAMNRFLARRLLLDKIETQVLGKRSEEQKRIEKIRRQKRRRSRRAKEKMLADKRRRSEKKSLRQKPGF encoded by the coding sequence ATGTGGAGGCCGGTTGGTTGGGGCGTAAATCAGGGCGCGGATTTTTCGATTATTCAGCGCAAAAGTAATTTGTTCTCCGTCTCTCCCGCTAAAGAAAAAGAGCTGTCCAACCGGATGCAACGTCTCGGCGTTCACCCCGAGGATCTTGAGGAAAGTTTTGTCCGCTCCTCCGGGGCTGGCGGTCAGCACGTCAATAAAACCTCGACCTGTGTCTGGCTCCGTCATTCCCAAACCGGCCTGGAGGTTAAGTGCCAGATCTCCCGAAGTCAGGCGATGAACCGGTTTCTCGCCCGGCGCCTTTTGTTGGATAAAATAGAAACCCAAGTCTTGGGAAAAAGGAGCGAGGAACAAAAAAGGATTGAAAAGATCCGCCGCCAGAAACGACGCCGCTCCCGCCGTGCCAAAGAGAAGATGTTGGCGGATAAACGCCGCCGCTCCGAGAAAAAGAGCCTCCGGCAAAAACCGGGCTTTTAA
- a CDS encoding protein meaA, whose amino-acid sequence MHDNPWLIRTYSGHTSAKESNRLYKKNLAKGQTGLSIAFDLPTQTGYDSDHTLARGEVGKVGVPIAHRGDMEALFDGIPLAKMNSSMTINATAIWLLALYASVAEKQGASLSKLQGTTQNDILKEYLSRGTSIFPPEHSLRLTTDLIAYTVRFMPQWNPINICPYHLQEAGATPVQEIAFSIANAIAVLDAVKNSGQVSSEDFPKVVGRISFFVNAGIRFVEELCKMKAFVRLWDQITFERYGVTDPKYRIFRYGVQVNSLGLTEAQPENNIARIIYEMLAVTLSKEARARAIQLPCWNEAIGLPRPWDQQWSLRIQQILACETDLLEYEDIFKGSSVIEEKTGELADSAKKELQKIEDLGGAVKAISIMKQSLVSSNAARVKSVESGAKVVVGVNRFTETESSPLLEQFDGGFLKIDPKAEAEQVRRLQLFRKKRNKREVQKSLEALLRAAEKKENLVPVSIEAARAGVTTGEWASTLRQLFGEYRAPTGLTGTGLSGQSMAESDSNSFKNLRSEVEKVSRKLKGRIRILVGKPGLDGHSNGAEQIALRARDAGMEVIYQGIRLTPDEIVSSARDEGVHVIGLSILSGSHLSLIPEIIKGLKKAGIGKVPVVVGGIIPESDKKRLLKAGVKRVYTPKDFELNQIMIDIVRLLG is encoded by the coding sequence ATGCACGATAATCCCTGGCTCATTCGAACCTACTCCGGCCATACCTCGGCTAAGGAATCGAACAGGCTCTACAAGAAAAATCTGGCCAAGGGACAAACCGGGCTTTCCATTGCCTTCGATCTCCCGACCCAGACCGGTTATGACTCGGACCATACCCTCGCCCGGGGGGAGGTCGGCAAAGTCGGCGTCCCGATCGCCCATCGCGGGGATATGGAGGCCCTTTTTGACGGAATCCCGCTTGCAAAAATGAACAGTTCGATGACGATCAACGCCACCGCGATCTGGCTTCTGGCCCTCTACGCCAGCGTTGCTGAAAAACAGGGGGCCTCCCTTTCGAAATTGCAAGGGACCACACAAAACGATATCTTGAAGGAATACCTCTCTCGCGGCACCTCTATTTTTCCGCCGGAACATTCACTCCGCTTGACCACCGATCTGATCGCTTACACCGTCCGGTTCATGCCCCAATGGAACCCGATCAACATCTGCCCCTATCACCTGCAGGAGGCTGGAGCAACGCCGGTGCAGGAGATCGCCTTTTCCATCGCCAATGCGATCGCTGTGCTGGATGCGGTGAAAAATTCGGGCCAGGTTTCCAGTGAAGATTTCCCGAAAGTGGTCGGCCGAATCTCCTTTTTTGTGAACGCCGGGATCCGGTTTGTGGAGGAACTCTGCAAGATGAAGGCGTTTGTCCGGTTGTGGGACCAGATTACTTTCGAGCGTTACGGGGTCACCGATCCCAAATACCGAATTTTCCGCTACGGCGTTCAGGTGAATTCCCTTGGACTGACTGAGGCCCAACCGGAAAACAACATCGCCCGCATTATCTATGAAATGCTCGCGGTGACCCTTTCCAAAGAGGCGAGGGCCCGCGCCATTCAGCTTCCCTGCTGGAATGAGGCGATCGGCCTCCCCCGTCCATGGGACCAACAGTGGTCACTCCGGATCCAGCAGATCCTCGCCTGTGAAACAGACCTGCTCGAGTACGAAGATATCTTCAAAGGTTCTTCCGTCATTGAGGAAAAGACGGGTGAACTGGCAGACTCCGCAAAGAAAGAATTACAGAAGATCGAAGATCTCGGCGGGGCGGTGAAGGCGATCAGCATCATGAAACAATCTCTGGTGAGTTCCAATGCGGCGCGGGTCAAGTCGGTCGAATCGGGCGCAAAAGTGGTTGTGGGGGTCAACCGGTTCACCGAAACGGAATCCTCCCCCCTGCTGGAACAATTTGACGGCGGTTTTTTAAAAATAGACCCGAAGGCCGAGGCGGAGCAGGTCCGGCGCCTCCAACTCTTTAGAAAAAAGCGAAATAAGAGAGAAGTTCAAAAATCTCTGGAGGCCCTTTTGCGCGCCGCCGAGAAGAAAGAAAACCTTGTGCCGGTTTCCATTGAGGCGGCCCGGGCCGGTGTCACTACCGGTGAATGGGCCTCCACCCTTAGGCAACTCTTTGGGGAATACCGCGCCCCAACCGGTCTCACCGGAACCGGACTCTCCGGTCAATCAATGGCAGAATCAGATTCCAACTCCTTTAAAAATCTTCGATCAGAAGTTGAAAAAGTCTCAAGGAAATTAAAAGGGCGAATCCGGATCCTTGTCGGGAAGCCGGGACTGGACGGTCACTCCAACGGAGCGGAACAGATCGCCCTTCGCGCCCGCGATGCCGGGATGGAGGTGATCTATCAGGGGATCCGTCTCACTCCAGATGAGATCGTCTCTTCCGCCCGAGATGAAGGGGTCCATGTCATTGGGCTCTCGATCCTGTCTGGGTCCCATCTCTCCCTCATTCCTGAGATTATCAAGGGGCTCAAAAAAGCCGGTATTGGCAAAGTACCGGTCGTTGTCGGCGGGATTATTCCGGAATCGGATAAAAAGAGGCTCCTCAAGGCGGGGGTCAAACGGGTTTACACCCCCAAGGATTTTGAACTGAATCAAATCATGATTGATATTGTCCGATTGCTGGGATAG
- the ccrA gene encoding crotonyl-CoA carboxylase/reductase — protein sequence MPKAIYAIGEIPPRGVVPKKMWAQVIRQSRFGEPKEAFKMEEMPVPSIGPDEVLVQVMAAGINYNNVWAATGVPVDVVRLHEKKEAEENFHVGGSDASGIVWAAGSEVRNVKVGDEVVVHCGWWDKNDPWVKAGKDPMLSPSQLIWGYETNWGSFAQFTRVQDHQCLPKPKHLSWEEAACYMLVGATAYRMLHGWPEHTVQKGDVVLVWGASGGLGSMAVQIVKAAGGIPVAVVSDDDKIPYCLKLGAKGVLNRTKFHHWGMLPHWKDADNYSKWFEGVRSFGKTLWEVVGEKKNPRIVFEHPGEGTIPTSMFVCDTGGMVVICAGTSGFNATLDLRYHWMRQKRLQGSHFANDQQAKGINDLVTQKKVGPCLSKTFSFEETGPAHQLMKENRHPPGNMAIRVQAK from the coding sequence ATGCCCAAAGCAATTTACGCCATCGGTGAAATCCCGCCTCGAGGAGTTGTTCCCAAAAAGATGTGGGCCCAGGTCATACGGCAAAGCCGGTTTGGGGAACCGAAAGAGGCCTTCAAAATGGAAGAGATGCCGGTTCCCTCGATCGGGCCGGATGAGGTCTTGGTCCAAGTCATGGCGGCCGGGATCAACTACAATAATGTCTGGGCCGCCACAGGGGTGCCGGTGGATGTCGTCCGTCTGCACGAAAAAAAGGAGGCGGAGGAAAATTTTCATGTCGGTGGGAGTGACGCCTCCGGAATTGTCTGGGCGGCAGGCAGTGAAGTCCGGAATGTCAAGGTGGGGGACGAGGTCGTTGTCCATTGCGGTTGGTGGGACAAGAATGACCCGTGGGTCAAGGCGGGCAAGGACCCGATGCTCTCCCCCTCCCAACTGATCTGGGGATACGAAACCAACTGGGGGAGCTTTGCCCAGTTTACCCGGGTGCAGGATCATCAATGCCTTCCCAAACCGAAACATCTCTCTTGGGAAGAGGCCGCTTGTTACATGCTGGTCGGGGCGACCGCCTACCGAATGCTTCATGGCTGGCCGGAACACACGGTACAAAAAGGAGACGTCGTGCTGGTTTGGGGGGCCTCTGGTGGTTTGGGGTCCATGGCGGTTCAGATCGTCAAGGCGGCCGGTGGAATTCCGGTGGCCGTTGTTTCCGATGACGATAAAATCCCTTACTGTCTGAAACTGGGGGCCAAGGGGGTTTTGAACCGGACAAAATTCCATCACTGGGGAATGCTCCCTCACTGGAAAGATGCAGATAATTATTCAAAATGGTTTGAGGGGGTCCGCTCCTTCGGGAAGACACTCTGGGAGGTTGTTGGAGAGAAAAAAAATCCGAGGATCGTCTTTGAACACCCCGGAGAAGGGACCATTCCCACCTCGATGTTTGTCTGTGACACCGGAGGGATGGTCGTCATCTGCGCCGGGACCTCCGGGTTCAATGCCACCCTCGACCTTCGTTACCACTGGATGCGGCAAAAAAGACTGCAAGGATCGCACTTTGCCAATGATCAACAGGCCAAGGGGATCAACGACCTGGTCACCCAAAAAAAAGTGGGACCCTGTCTCTCCAAAACCTTCTCGTTTGAGGAAACCGGCCCTGCCCACCAACTGATGAAGGAAAACAGGCACCCGCCGGGGAATATGGCGATCCGGGTGCAGGCGAAATGA
- a CDS encoding B12-binding domain-containing radical SAM protein, protein MKFYLINPKFPDTFWGFRHVANIGGYRYAMANLALPTVAAMISQDHEVTIVDENIEEIDFETDAEVIGLTGFNIQSERMYAIADFFRQKGKLVVIGGPYASLCPEECAPHADVLIVGEAEGIWPQFLADLEDGQWGHRYEEKEKIDITTSPIPRWDLLKIRHYGRIPVQTTRGCPFSCEFCDVIVYLGQKVRQKRPEQVCAELDALYPYLWKAGRDSVFFADDNFIGNKGHAKNVCRQIIELNRSFKRPLRFSTQVTINLAKDKELLELMAEANFQSVFIGIETPNKENLLDIQKPQNMAGDMIQDVRTVQSYGLFVWAGMIVGFDNDTQAVFKEQLDFINEANIPISMTGMLNAPANTPLWSRLHKEGRLLEGHQYIDQADTNIIPKRMTAEELRQGYARLMTELYSYENYEKRLKGLVDTIEREPSRRRKKPSYRRAAVNTARLAKMIRHYLLTGDRQKRNFFVSTVSHILKKRPHYLKEGLWHLAVHKHFHEYSHQLAKNVGV, encoded by the coding sequence ATGAAGTTTTACCTCATCAACCCGAAATTCCCGGATACCTTTTGGGGTTTTCGTCACGTTGCCAACATCGGTGGCTACCGTTATGCGATGGCCAACCTGGCCCTGCCGACCGTCGCGGCGATGATCTCGCAGGACCATGAAGTCACAATCGTTGATGAAAATATCGAAGAGATTGATTTTGAGACCGATGCGGAGGTCATCGGCCTCACCGGATTCAACATCCAGTCGGAACGGATGTATGCCATTGCCGATTTTTTCCGTCAAAAAGGGAAATTAGTTGTTATCGGGGGCCCCTACGCCTCGCTCTGTCCTGAGGAATGTGCGCCGCACGCCGATGTCCTGATCGTGGGGGAGGCGGAGGGGATCTGGCCGCAGTTCCTTGCCGATCTGGAAGATGGCCAATGGGGACACCGCTATGAAGAGAAGGAAAAGATTGATATCACGACTTCACCCATCCCCCGCTGGGATCTCCTCAAAATCCGGCATTACGGACGGATCCCTGTCCAGACCACAAGAGGCTGTCCCTTTAGTTGTGAATTTTGCGACGTGATCGTCTACCTTGGCCAGAAGGTCCGCCAGAAGAGGCCGGAACAGGTCTGCGCAGAACTGGACGCCCTCTACCCTTACCTCTGGAAGGCCGGGCGTGACTCCGTCTTCTTCGCCGATGATAATTTCATCGGCAACAAGGGGCATGCCAAGAATGTCTGCCGACAGATCATTGAATTAAATCGCTCCTTCAAACGCCCTCTACGTTTTTCAACACAGGTCACGATCAATCTGGCCAAGGACAAGGAGCTGTTGGAACTGATGGCCGAGGCGAATTTCCAAAGTGTCTTTATCGGGATTGAAACTCCGAACAAGGAAAACCTTTTGGATATCCAAAAACCTCAGAACATGGCGGGCGATATGATTCAGGATGTCCGGACCGTCCAGTCTTATGGTCTTTTCGTCTGGGCCGGGATGATCGTCGGCTTCGACAACGATACCCAGGCGGTCTTCAAGGAACAACTGGATTTTATCAATGAGGCCAACATCCCGATCTCCATGACCGGGATGCTCAACGCCCCGGCCAACACCCCCCTCTGGTCCCGCCTCCACAAGGAGGGGCGTCTTCTGGAAGGACACCAGTATATCGATCAGGCCGACACCAATATTATTCCGAAAAGGATGACCGCCGAAGAGTTAAGGCAGGGGTACGCCCGCCTGATGACGGAACTCTATTCCTATGAGAATTACGAAAAACGTCTCAAAGGGTTGGTAGACACCATAGAAAGAGAACCAAGCCGCCGCCGGAAAAAACCCTCTTACCGGAGGGCCGCCGTCAACACGGCCCGGCTGGCCAAGATGATCCGGCACTACCTGTTGACCGGAGACCGGCAAAAACGGAACTTTTTTGTCTCTACGGTCTCCCATATCCTTAAAAAGCGGCCCCACTACCTCAAGGAAGGACTCTGGCACCTCGCCGTCCACAAACATTTCCACGAATACAGCCACCAGCTGGCCAAAAATGTCGGTGTCTAA
- a CDS encoding CxxxxCH/CxxCH domain-containing protein — translation MDPLSATGLIFIFGVVLGACEKFFAPPPDETEGDVCKKCHTSPDEPASSSFHLFGRADQGAHDAHRQTRFTRPIGCPQCHTLPTPETLWETPTHINQSVDIYAQDNPWIQGYDSLTAECTTACHVPRRWTEKHEENCSFCHTKTVPPHDITDRRICSRCHTETIGSDGQFISLDKHIDGAIEVRQNICEGCHEYPPDSHMANQPDDVVTQLIMGCDHCHLEKPVSGFRTSVDDPHRSGTVDFQENLCVSCHDFPPTDGAHPTHTNDAGIACTTCHEALPTTDDTIFYHMSTTTKVSFPEGPAMINHHGDPLQPAWDDSAKTCSSIGCHGAGLAAGQLMSPLSWDDQSGEAKECGACHHVPPSEPEFHQLFQSQGESSCPECHTPVPSEEHVNGEVNLRP, via the coding sequence ATGGACCCATTGTCAGCAACCGGTTTGATTTTTATTTTCGGAGTGGTCTTGGGGGCCTGCGAGAAGTTTTTTGCCCCCCCTCCTGACGAAACAGAGGGGGATGTTTGCAAAAAATGCCACACCAGCCCCGATGAGCCAGCCTCTTCTTCTTTTCATCTGTTCGGAAGAGCGGACCAAGGGGCCCATGATGCGCACCGGCAGACCAGATTCACCAGACCGATCGGCTGTCCGCAGTGCCACACGCTACCGACCCCTGAGACCCTTTGGGAGACACCCACCCATATCAATCAATCCGTTGATATTTACGCGCAGGACAACCCCTGGATTCAAGGTTACGATTCGCTGACAGCGGAATGTACAACAGCCTGCCACGTCCCACGTCGCTGGACCGAAAAACATGAGGAGAACTGCAGTTTCTGTCACACGAAAACAGTCCCTCCCCACGATATTACCGATCGCCGTATATGTTCCCGTTGTCATACCGAGACGATCGGATCCGACGGGCAGTTTATTTCTCTCGATAAACATATCGATGGGGCGATCGAGGTCCGGCAAAATATCTGCGAAGGGTGCCACGAATACCCCCCAGACTCCCACATGGCCAACCAGCCCGATGATGTGGTCACTCAACTGATCATGGGGTGTGATCACTGCCATCTCGAAAAACCGGTCTCCGGATTCAGGACTTCGGTGGATGACCCCCACAGGAGTGGAACAGTCGACTTCCAAGAAAACCTCTGCGTCTCCTGCCATGATTTTCCTCCCACAGATGGAGCTCACCCAACACACACCAACGACGCCGGGATCGCTTGTACCACCTGCCATGAGGCGCTTCCGACAACGGACGATACTATTTTCTATCACATGAGCACCACCACCAAGGTCAGTTTTCCAGAAGGGCCGGCGATGATCAACCACCACGGCGACCCCCTGCAACCGGCTTGGGATGACAGCGCCAAGACCTGCAGTTCCATCGGGTGCCACGGGGCAGGCTTAGCCGCAGGGCAACTCATGAGCCCCCTCTCTTGGGACGACCAATCGGGGGAAGCCAAGGAATGCGGCGCTTGTCATCACGTCCCCCCCTCTGAACCTGAATTTCACCAGCTCTTCCAGTCTCAGGGAGAATCTTCTTGTCCCGAATGCCACACCCCGGTCCCTTCCGAGGAACATGTGAATGGGGAAGTCAATTTAAGACCTTAG
- a CDS encoding tetratricopeptide repeat protein, protein MVTRSSWTFLFTSEDPAFSLLRALRERGVSYDAIDQGYHEIDYSQPGPNMTIKGAQDGEIDPREVYEYLLDHADQYRDLVNGLGGKPLAWELDDLDPKTNFDAEIRAKVQGAIDSLDKILRQQGLTPGTDPYKEKMAVGLFYFALLHRDKKLISADLGPFLLQTAELADTGLDQFQFYLTSTGGLGLTDFTGDAPVEATALEALVGGVGYCTEKINILFAAFRQAGLDPFFVYTTGETVAQSGAQIPETQSQNDHIYLGLTIGQERRFFDPTLLTSKASYPNNYPLRPIHYLAMLKMNRGNDFMKQGKTEEGLRELNQAASLQPNLAQVYLHLGSYYSGEDPERALANFLKARTANPNYALAHAALSQLYFLLQRFDEAITSGREAVRLNPNDAEAHLVLVFALNATGKVEEEEIHKAQYVKLDPSARIAEKWLKRFSKPSPDAGVK, encoded by the coding sequence ATGGTGACTCGTTCCTCATGGACATTTTTATTTACCTCAGAGGATCCTGCCTTTTCGCTCCTCCGTGCGCTCCGGGAACGGGGTGTTTCTTACGACGCGATCGACCAAGGGTACCACGAAATCGATTACTCCCAGCCGGGCCCCAACATGACGATCAAAGGGGCTCAGGATGGAGAGATTGACCCGCGCGAGGTGTATGAATACCTCCTGGATCATGCCGATCAATACCGTGATCTTGTCAACGGACTCGGCGGCAAACCTCTGGCGTGGGAACTGGATGACCTGGATCCCAAAACCAACTTTGACGCCGAGATTCGTGCCAAAGTTCAAGGGGCGATTGACTCCCTGGATAAAATCCTTCGTCAGCAAGGGCTCACGCCAGGGACTGACCCGTACAAGGAAAAAATGGCGGTCGGTCTCTTTTATTTTGCCCTTCTGCACCGCGATAAAAAACTGATCAGTGCCGATCTCGGTCCCTTCTTGCTTCAGACGGCAGAACTTGCCGACACCGGTCTTGACCAGTTTCAGTTCTATCTCACATCCACCGGGGGCTTGGGATTAACGGATTTCACCGGTGATGCCCCTGTTGAGGCAACTGCTCTGGAGGCCCTTGTGGGGGGTGTCGGCTATTGCACTGAAAAGATCAATATTCTCTTTGCTGCCTTTCGACAGGCTGGCCTTGACCCTTTCTTCGTCTATACGACAGGAGAAACGGTAGCTCAATCTGGTGCCCAAATACCTGAAACACAAAGTCAGAATGATCATATCTATCTTGGTCTCACCATCGGTCAAGAAAGACGTTTCTTTGACCCAACACTACTCACCTCCAAGGCCTCTTACCCCAACAATTACCCGCTTCGCCCGATCCACTATCTGGCGATGCTGAAGATGAATCGGGGGAACGATTTTATGAAACAGGGAAAAACGGAAGAAGGGTTGAGGGAGCTTAACCAGGCGGCCTCGTTACAGCCAAACCTGGCCCAGGTTTATCTTCATCTCGGTAGTTACTATTCCGGGGAAGATCCGGAAAGGGCCTTGGCAAACTTTCTAAAGGCACGTACCGCTAACCCCAATTATGCGTTGGCCCACGCGGCACTCTCCCAACTTTATTTCCTGCTCCAAAGGTTCGACGAGGCAATAACATCCGGCAGAGAGGCGGTCCGTCTTAATCCCAACGATGCCGAGGCCCATTTAGTATTGGTTTTTGCATTAAATGCCACAGGAAAGGTCGAAGAGGAAGAAATCCACAAGGCTCAGTATGTCAAGTTAGACCCAAGTGCCAGAATCGCCGAAAAGTGGCTAAAGAGATTTTCTAAACCGAGCCCTGATGCAGGAGTCAAGTAA
- a CDS encoding Bax inhibitor-1/YccA family protein, whose amino-acid sequence MNGQDIVAQSSVSAVLGRFFTKVYTWMALGLALTGFVAAFVASEPSMQKAILGSSGNLILIIIAQLAMVFILSARIQKLSPAAATTLFIIYAALNGLTFSTIFLIYSGQSIAQVFFISAGTFGGMSVYGYFTKKDLTGVGRIAIMGLWGVILASVVNLFFKSSAFDYLTSLIGVVIFVALTAYDTQKLKVMATGFQEESEGYAKMAILGALALYLDFINLFLMLLRLFGDRRR is encoded by the coding sequence ATGAACGGGCAGGATATTGTCGCACAGTCTTCGGTCTCGGCGGTTCTGGGCCGCTTCTTCACCAAGGTCTACACCTGGATGGCACTGGGGCTGGCCCTCACCGGTTTTGTTGCCGCTTTTGTAGCGAGCGAGCCGTCAATGCAGAAGGCGATCCTCGGCAGTTCCGGAAATTTGATTCTTATTATCATTGCCCAGCTGGCGATGGTCTTTATCCTCTCGGCGCGAATTCAGAAATTGAGTCCTGCCGCCGCGACAACCCTTTTTATCATTTATGCGGCTCTCAATGGCCTGACCTTTTCCACGATCTTTCTGATCTATTCCGGCCAGTCGATCGCCCAGGTTTTCTTTATCTCCGCCGGCACCTTCGGGGGGATGAGCGTTTACGGGTACTTCACCAAGAAAGACCTGACCGGTGTCGGACGGATCGCGATCATGGGGCTCTGGGGGGTCATCCTGGCCTCCGTCGTGAATCTCTTTTTCAAAAGTAGCGCCTTTGACTACCTTACTTCCCTTATTGGCGTCGTCATCTTTGTCGCGTTGACCGCCTATGATACCCAGAAGTTAAAAGTGATGGCGACCGGTTTTCAGGAGGAGAGCGAGGGGTACGCCAAGATGGCGATCCTGGGGGCGTTGGCGCTTTACCTCGACTTCATCAATCTCTTCCTGATGCTCCTCAGACTTTTTGGGGATCGTCGAAGATAG
- a CDS encoding 3-hydroxybutyryl-CoA dehydrogenase: MKIKKIGVIGAGQMGTGIAQTAIQFGYQVCLRDANEELTRKSSAKIEKGLARLVEKGKLTEDQKKGQMALLQSCPDLHCVAQSDIVIEAITENPKLKMELFRELDKLAPKETILASNTSSISITLLGSATSRPEQVVGIHFFNPVPVMKLVEIVRSLRTSDATFQAAMGLAESMGKTPVPVKDSPAFVVNRILLPMINEAIYVLQEGIADAKAIDTAMKLGCNLPMGPLELADFVGLDTTLAVLEVLYQDMGNDKYHPAPLLHKYVEAGWLGRKSGRGFFDYSAQK; the protein is encoded by the coding sequence ATGAAAATCAAAAAAATAGGGGTTATCGGCGCAGGACAAATGGGGACCGGTATCGCACAAACGGCGATCCAGTTTGGCTACCAGGTCTGTCTCCGGGATGCCAACGAAGAACTAACCCGCAAAAGTAGCGCCAAGATTGAAAAAGGGCTTGCCCGGTTGGTCGAAAAAGGAAAGCTGACAGAGGATCAGAAAAAGGGCCAGATGGCCCTTCTGCAATCTTGCCCGGACCTTCACTGCGTGGCGCAAAGTGACATCGTCATCGAGGCGATCACGGAAAACCCGAAACTGAAGATGGAACTTTTTAGGGAATTGGATAAGCTGGCACCCAAAGAGACAATCCTCGCCTCCAACACCTCTTCCATATCCATTACCCTATTAGGCTCTGCCACCAGCCGACCGGAGCAGGTGGTGGGAATCCACTTTTTTAACCCGGTCCCGGTCATGAAGCTGGTTGAGATTGTGCGTAGCCTCAGAACTTCCGACGCCACCTTTCAAGCCGCCATGGGGCTTGCAGAATCGATGGGGAAAACGCCGGTCCCTGTTAAGGACTCCCCCGCCTTTGTCGTCAACCGGATTCTCTTGCCGATGATCAATGAGGCAATCTATGTCCTGCAGGAGGGGATCGCGGATGCCAAGGCGATCGATACCGCCATGAAACTGGGCTGTAACCTCCCGATGGGGCCGCTCGAGCTGGCCGATTTCGTGGGACTCGATACCACCTTGGCCGTTCTTGAGGTTCTGTACCAGGACATGGGGAATGACAAGTACCACCCGGCCCCGCTTCTCCACAAATATGTGGAGGCCGGTTGGTTGGGGCGTAAATCAGGGCGCGGATTTTTCGATTATTCAGCGCAAAAGTAA